The DNA segment GCCATGCAGGCCAGTACGCCACCGACGACGAGCACGCCGAGGACTGCGGGCGAGAGCGGTCGACCGTCGCGCCCTTCTGCGGAGGCGAGATACGAGATAAACGCCGGATACAGCGGCAGGACGCAGACGGTCGTCAGCGGCGTTCCAACGCCGATAACGAACAGTTCGAAGAGTCGTGCGGCGAGGGTCATGGGTAGCTCCCAATTGCGGTCATAAGTAACAACCGTCCTCGAGTGCGGCCTCGAGGGTGTCGGCGGATTTCACCCCATCCTCGAGTCGCTGTACGGTTCCGTCCGAACATCGCAAGACGACGGGAGCACTGGGCGGGTTCGCCATCGACTCGCCAAACTCGTCGACGAGGCTCCTGGTGACTTCGGGCGGCGCGACCGAAAAGTACCAGTCGAACCCGTGTTCGTTGGCGTGCTCGCGGACGGCGTCTGCGTCCTCGTTCGGGTCTACGTTGAGGCCGACCGTGATGACCTCGTCGCCGACGCGTTCGTGTAACGTCGCCGACTCGTGTTGTTGTTGTCGACAGGTGGAACACCAGACGGCGAAGGTTTCGAGAAAGACCGGCCGATCGAAATCTGCGACGGCAAACCAGTCGCCGGTCAAAACGTCCTCGAGTTCGGTCGTCTCCCAGACTGAACCAGTTTGCGTGTCGGCATCGTTCGACTGGTCGTCGCCGTCGGGCTGATTTTCGTCGTCGTTACCGTTTCCTGCGTCGGTCGATTGGGTTCCAGCACCCTCCGAGCCGTCTCCTTCGGTGTCGGCCTCTCCTTCGTGGTGACCGTTCTGATCGGTCGCCCCTTCACTCGGTTCGTCGCCATCCGTGTCGCCCTCTAGACAGCCGGCACCGGCGATTGTACCGCCCGCGAGGACACTGAGGAGGGCGCGTCGTGATGGTGTCGCCATAGGCGGCCGGAACAACGGACCCGTATATATACCGGCTGTGGTCGTGTGCTTCCCACACACCCGATTTCACCGTAGGCGGCCCGAAAAAGTCGGTATCGGGTCCCTACGGACTTACGGGCCAACGGGTGCTTCGATCCGGACCTCGGTGTGTCCGCCGATTTCGAACCCCCTGAACTCGAGTGCGTTGGCTTATTACCTTCGAGTTCACTCGACCAGTTGGCCTCGAGTACGTTGGCGCTTCACCCTCGACGGGGTTCGACCTCTTGTATAGTAGCCAGTGGAAGTCATTGTACACCCTCTCACAAGACGGCGTCGTGAGAGGTGTGTACATCGTTTCACTGGCTACTATAGTATCGCTTGAAGGTCGCGATGGAACTGATCGCCGTCAGCGGGATTTGTCACTGTGTGCCGCTCAGCGACGAACCAATCCGTCGTTGCTCAGGAAGCGACGACAACGAACGTTCATACGGTTTCCGTCGTTTTACCGATGATTGCCCGTAGCGGGGCGACAATCACCGAAAAAGGGTACAGCATACCGTATCACCCGACGACGAGCCAGGCGAACTCGTAGGCGTAAATGTGATCGAGCATGAGGTACGTGACGACGCCCAGAATCAGACTCAACAGCCAGGCGCCAGCGGCAAAGCGGCCGACTCGAGCGTGGGCAGTCTCGCGGAGTTCGGCGGGCGTGTGTGTTAGCCCGAGCAGGAGTGCGTACAGCACCAGCGGGACGGCCAGAATCGAGAGCAGAATGTGGATTGCGAGCATCGCCAGATACGCGGAGGTGACGAGGTCGGGGCCGACGAACTGTTTGGTTCCGCCCCCGCCGACGCGAACCAGGTAGACGACCAGAAATAGCAGGATGAGGGCGAAGGCAGTTACCATCGAGTAGCGGTGTTTTTCGACGTCCCCGGCGCGGATGTAGTACCAACCGGCGGCCAGAAACATGGTCGTCGTCGCGTTGATAACCGCGATGACGCTCGAGAAGAGGTTCACCTGCTCGTTGCTCAACTCGGGATAGATGGGGAGGTCGAGAACGAACGTTCCGATGACGAGACTGTAGCCGACGACTGTGAGGACGATGGCCGTCTCGAGCGTGTTGTTCCGCACTCGTTGTCGTGCGGTCGCGGTCGCAGGAGCCATTACTCGAGGTTAGGGAAACGGGGGTATTTGTCTTGTCGTTCCGGAACGCCTGGGTGTCCACACGATGTTATGTATTGTCTGTGAAGTAATTCATTCGCAAATTGCTACTTAACACTACTATACCACTATCCAACACTACTATACCACTACTTAACACTACTAATGGTGTAGTATATGTCAGCCCTGCGTAATCGATGGATGTCACGGTAGGCGTGTAGATCGTTACATTGTGTACATCGTTACATTGTGCACCTCGTTTCACTGTGCACCCTGCTTCACTGTGTACCTCGTTTCCCTTGCTTCACAATTGCGTCTGGCACCCAACGAGAAAGGTTGCGTCGAACGCCACCTTTTTGCCTGCTGGTCGCCCAGGGAAGTGTACATGGTCTCACAGACGATGGATCGAGTTCCGAGTCGTTTCTAAATGCTTTTTCCTGTCCACACGCGCTCCACCCGTGAGCGTCAGCGAGGTCGGTGATCGTCGATGTTGAAAAACACCGCAACTCGAGCGACCGCTCTCGAGGCTGCGGGCCTCGACGCCGTAGCGATCAAACCGGCTGAGTGTACGGTCTCCGACGCCGTCGACCTGCCGGTCGAAACGGTCGCAATCGATTACGAAGGGCGAGCACACCTGCCCGATTTCGATACGCTCGAGGCACTGGCCGAATCCGGAGCGGTCCGTCTGACGACGCCGGTTCGCGCCGACGGATTCGACCCGCTCGGCGACGATTCGTTGGTGCCGACGATTCCCGACGGCGTCGACCGGGTGCTCGTGGCCGGTCACGCCGCGTACCTCACGGAAGCCGAGCAGACCCGGTCGGTCGCCCCGCGCCTCGGTGCTGCCCTCGAGCGGGCCCCCGACGCCTGGGTCGGCACCGAAAGCGTCGAACGGATCGCGATGGCGACCGGTGCAACCCAGTACGACCTGCTGTCGCGCACGACCGAGCGGGAGGTGCGCGCGGTCCGGGCCGCCGGCTTCGACGGCGACATCGTCGTCTACGCGCCGACTGTCTTGACCGCAGACGAAGACGCCGTTCTCGATGCCGTCGGTGCGTACGTCTCGAGACGCCGACCGGTCGCTCGAGCCTTGCCCGATGGTGCACCCACTGACGCCTCGGCGACGGGGCGCGCACGCGAGGTCTTGCTCGCAGCGGCCGAGGACTACGCGCTGGTCGGGACGGCCGATGCGGTCGGTACACAGACGGCGGCACTGCGGGAAGCAGGCGTGACGACCGTCGCTGGGTATCCAGCCCGGGGGCTCGAGTCGTTCCTCGAGTAGGGCTGTACACGTTTCCTCGAATCGAGTTCGATAGTCACGTGAGATGCTATTAAGTCACTGCCCCACGACCCTCTCCGTATGCCGTTCGATGTCAAAGAAACCGTGCTTCCGGGAGTTGGCAAACGCTACGAACTGTATCTCGATGCGAACCGTAGCATTGCCATCGTGGTTCGTTCATCGGGGGAACGACAGGTGTACTTTCGGGAGAATCCAAACGACGATTACGAGGAACAGTACGCGCTGACGGACTCACAGGCGCGGACGCTAGGGCTCTTTCTGGTCGGGGCGTACTACCAGCCCATCGCAGGACAGCTTTCCGAGGAAACCAGCAGCGGAGAACACATCCAGTGGTATTCGGTCACTGAGGAGTCCGGTCTCGCCGGTGCTCGCGAAGACGAGGTCGTGATCGAATCGAAAACTGAGACGACGCTCCTCGGCCTCGAGCGCGACGGCGAGGTCAGGTCGGTGATCGAGAACGACGTCGTCTTCGAGGTCGGAGACCGACTCATCGTTATCGGGACGGCGGATGCACATCAGGAACTCGAGCGATTGTTGGACAGGATTTCGTAGCAACGTCGTATCCGTCCGCGTACTTCCTCCCGGCTTCCTTCTTTCGACGCCCAGTCACCGATACTATAAGTGGCCGGCCCGCCCACCGTCTGGCAATGACTCTGCTCGCCGAACAGACGACGACAGAGGCGGCGACGACGCTCGAGGGTGCCGACGTCGCCGTCTTGCCCGTCGGAAGCACGGAGCAACACGGACCAGCGCTCCCGCTGGGAATGGACCACATGGCTGCCGAGGCGTTCGCGAAGACCGCCCGGGAGCGCGATGACGCCGTCGTCTTGCCGACGATTCCGGTCGGCGTCAGCGTCCATCACCGTCAGTTCGACGGGACGCTGTACGTCTCCGAGGAGGCGTTCGAATCGTTCGTCAGAGAGACACTCGAGAGTCTGGCCGAACACGGGTGTCGGAAGGCCGTGGTTGTGAACGGTCACGGCGGGAATTCGAACGCGCTTCGCAGCGCGGCACGAACGCTTCGTGATGCGGAAACGATGTTCGCTCCACCGTGGAACTGGTGGGATAGCGTTGGGGACCTCGCCGACGAGTTATTCGAGGAGGCCGGCGGCCACGCAGACGCCATGGAATCGAGCGTCCTCTGGCACGTTCGCGAGGACCTGATTCGACCGGCCGAACTCGAGGCCGCCGAGGCGGGAGCCAGCGACGGCTGGGGCGAGTCCGTCCACGGAGCCAATCTGGGATTCGACACCATCGACTTCTCGGAGTCTGGTGCCGTCGGAAAGCCGACGCAGGCGAGCCCGGAGGCGGGCGCTCAGCTATTTGGGGCTGCTCGGGATGAACTGCACGCGCTGCTCGATTGGTTAGTCGAGCGTCCGCTCGAGTCGTGCTGGTCACGGGGGCACGTATGAGCGACGGTCCGGTGGAGGCTCCTGGGCTTGACGGGTCTGATATCGCCGTCGGCGCGGACGCGTTCGTCGACCGTGGTGCCGGTCTCGAGGTCGCCGTCGTCGGAGCGGGTGCGGTCGGCGCGACGGCCGCCTACGACCTGGCGCGGGAGGGCGCGTCAGTCACCCTGTACGAGAAAGGCGGGATTGCGAGTGGCTCGAGCGGGCGGGCGGCAGGCGTCTGTTACAACGCGTTTGCCGACGAACTGGACGCCGAGATTGCGGCCGACGCCATCGAACGCTTTCGCACGCTTTCGGGCGACGAGACGTTCCCGTTCACGGAGTGCCCGTACGTCTGGCTCGTGCGCGAGGGCGACGACCAACGAGTCGACCTGATCCGTGGGGGTATTCGGGAGATGCAAGAAAACGGGGTGGTCGCCCTCGAGGTCGGTCCCGACGAACTGGCCGAGCGTTTCCCCGATCTGCGAACTGACGACGTAGCCGTTGGGGGTATCGCTGGGGCTGCCGGCTACACTGACCCTGCCAGATACACGGCCTGTCTGGCTGCGGCAGCAAGCGGGGCTGGTGCCACCATCGAGACGGAGACGCCCGTCGGGGTTCGAACCGACCCGCCACGAGTCGTACCGACGGCCGATTCGAACTCGGTCGACGACGAACGCGAGTACGACGCCGTCCTCGTCGCGGCAGGCGGCCACACGAAGGCTATTCTCGAGGCTGCGAGTGTCCCGATAGCCATGAAGCCCTATCGCGTCCAGGCGCTGACGGCAACCGAAACGATTACCGAACCGATGTGTTACGACGCGACGGGCGGATTTTACGTCCGGCCGCACGAGATGGGCCTACTCGCCGGCAACGGGACGGAGACGGTCGAGATCGACCCGGATTCGTACGATCGATCGGCCAACCCCGACTTTGCGGCGTCGCTGATCGACCGCGTCACCCACCGATTTCCCGACCTCGAGGTCGACGAAAACGCGGTCGCTCGAGCCTGGGCAGGCGTCTGTACGGCCACGCCAGATCAGGACCCGCTCGTGGGCGAGGTAGCGCAAGGCGTGTACGTCGCGACTGGATTCCAGGGGCACGGCTTCATGCGTGCTCCGGCTATCGGTGCACAGGTCGCCGATCAGCTGCTCGGCGGCGACGGAATCGATCGATTCGACCCAACACGTTTCGACGGCGACGAATCGTTCGACATCGTGGAAGGAATGGATCTCGACGGCCTCGAGTGACCGGTCGTATTTCTGCGCTCCCCGTTAATCGTCGGAGTTGACGGTCGTTTCGGAATCCGTTTCGTCGCTGATACCGGATTCGGCCGTCGGCGTCTCGTCTTGGAACTCGTGGGGTTCCTCGTTCGATGGGACTGGCGAATCCTCCTCGCCGCCCTCGCTCGAACCCTCTTTTGGGATCGATATCTGGAGGGTGCCGCTGTCGGTCAACTTGGCGGTGCCGGCATCAGGGTCGACGACTGCGTCGTCTGGGAGGGCTGCGTCCCCATCGAGGGCCATCCCTCGGCCGGGGAATCGCATCTCGAAGCCGTCGTGATACGATCGAAACCGGTCGATTCGAATCTTTACGTCCCCGTCGAGATACCGAACTTGCAGGTCCTCGGGCTCCGTGCCCGGGGCGTCGAAAACGACCAGATAGGAGGACTCGTTCTCGAGGATGTCGACGGGAAGGGATCGATGCTCCTGGACGTGACTGCTGGCGCGACCGACCTGCCGGTAGAGCGCGCCACCGACGGTCTCTCGCCACGATTTGAAATTCACTTACGTTCACCTCACGGGGACGGCCTTCAGGGAAGCCATCCGGGGCGTGTTCCCCACCTACATAGCTGTATGCTGTCCCAGTTGTTATTCTTTTTGGGTGTGCTAAATAAACGTCAGACAATTCGGTCTGGATTCGCCCCAGGCGTGTTTCGAGTGGATTTTCCGTGGGATTAAACGTTGATCGCGACGAGACAATCCGTCCCGCCACAGACGGGACACTGCAGTTCGGAGACGCCGTAGTCGTCCGGCACGTCGTAGGTGTAGTGGTTCTCGAACATATCGAGGAAGCACTCGTCGTTGGTACACTCGATTTCCTGGGTTGGTGGCATGGAAGGGGGTTGTGCGAGCAACGGTATCAAACCACGGTTCGCGGCACTCGCCGCGTGTCGTCTCGAGAGAGCCAGCGTGTACGTCTCGAGTGACCTCTCTCGAGTGAGTAGCTCGGCTGGGCGGTGGATGTTCGATCCCCAGTGGGACCATGGAGACTCCAGACAGTCACGGTTTTACCGCTCGAGGGGCTACCCAGAGCCATGACTGACCCCGAAACGCTCTCGGTGACGATCGTCGACGGCTACGTCGACGAGCCCGCCCACTTCGGGGTGCCGCCGTACGTGTCGACCTATCCGCGCTATACCGCGGGCGCGCTGGTCGATGCCGGCGTCCCACGCGAAGCGATTACCTATCACACCATCGACGGCCTCCGAGACGAGCCAAACCGGTGGCAGGACGTCGACGAGGCGGACCTGTTGCTCTATCTCGGCGGGATGACCGTCCCCGGAAAGTACGTCGGGGGCACGCCAGCGGAACCCGACGAAGTTCGAAAGCTCGCCTGGACGGCCAGTGGCACGAGTCTGATGGGGGGCCCCGTCAAGTTCGGCGTCGGTGACGCCAACGAGGGAGCGACCGAAACCGAACGCCAGGACCTGGACTTCGATTTCGTCGCCAAAGGTGACGTCGAAGCAGCCGTCTACGATCTGGTTGAAAGCGGCCTCGAGGGGTTCAACAACCGAATGCGCGACGTCGAGGAAGCCAGCCGCTGGGCACGAGCGGGCGCGTTCGTCGTCGAGCAACACCCGAACCATCCGGAGTACCTGATCTGTGAACTCGAGACCGGTCGTGGCTGTGCCTACCGATGTTCGTTCTGTACGGAACCGCTCTACGGAAATCCCTCGTTTCGGCCGCCGTCGTCGGTTATCGAGGAGGTCGACGCGCTTTCAGCCCACGGCGTCACCAACTTCCGCATCGGTCGACAGGCCGACATTCTGGCCTACGGCGGCGACGGGGAAGCGCCCAATCCCGATGCGCTCCGGGAACTGTACGAAGGAATCCGTGCTGTCGCACCGGACCTCGAGACCCTGCATCTCGACAATATGAACCCGATCACCATCGCGAAGTGGCCCGACCAATCTCGCGAGGGTATTCGGATCATCGCCGAACACAATACGCCGGGAGACACCGCCGCGTTCGGCCTCGAGTCGGCCGATCCGGTCGTTCAGGAGGCGAACAACCTCAACGTCTCCGCCGAGGAGTGTCTCGAGGCCGTTCGTATCGTCAACGAGGCTGGCGGCTGGCGTCCGGGTGAGAAACCGGGCACGGGGCCGTCGACGGGGCCGGACGCTGCGGGGCGATTGCCGAAGTTACTCCCCGGGATCAACCTCCTGCACGGGCTGATGGACGAACGCGAGGAAACCTACGACCACAACCTCGAGTTCCTCCAGCAGGTGTACGACGAGGGCCTGATGCTTCGTCGGGTCAACATCCGGCAGGTGATGGCCTTTTCGGGTACCGAGATGGCTGACACCGGCGCGAGTATCGCACATTCGCACAAGAAACTGTTCAAGAAATACAAACGCGAGGTGCGCGAGACGATAGATAATCCGATGTTACAGCGGCTCGCCCCGCCGGGAACCGTCCTGGAGGACGTCTACCTCGAGTATCATCAGGACGGAAAGACGTTCGGTCGGCAGCTCGGGACGTATCCGCTGTTGGTCGGTATTCCGGGTGAACGGCCGCTCGGAACGAGTCTCGACGTTGCGATCGTCGATCACGGCTTCCGATCAGTGACTGCTGTCCCCTATCCGCTCGACCTCAACGTCGCGTCGATGGACGAACTCACGGCGATTCCGGGTGTCGGAAAGCGACGGGCTGGCGACGTCGTCGTCAACCGGCCTCACGAAACGGTTCAGGGGGTGAACGCCGATCTCGAGACGTCGGTCGACCTCTCGTCGTTCACGACGGTTTCGCGGCCGACGACGCTCGAGTGAGCTGGCAAGGATGATTTCACTCGAGCAATGTCGGCTCGCGTCCGACCCACTGTGAACCGCAACACCGCCAAAACGGCGTTCCCGAACCCGGAAATCGAGGGCTGCGGTCGGTAGTTCTATTACGTGTGGGATTCTGACTGATAACTGAGGGTCTACCTGTGGAAATATCTGAAAAACTCCTGTGTCTTTTCAGCACAGATGTCGTAGAAGAAGACGACCGTTACGTTATCGAAATACCGCGTCAGGAAGTCGAAACTGGCGACGTCGAACCGGGTGACATCTACCGGGTTGCGCTGATATCTCGTGAGCGAGAGACCGAAGAGTCGACGACTGCAACGGATGCATCGTCGTCGGCGACGGCACCGTCGCGGCCGGCCGCACCGTCTGAACCCCAGCCACCGGTCGACGTTGGGGAGACGCGCTACGTCGAAATCGAAGACATCGGGAAACAGGGTGACGGCATCGCTCGCGTCGAACGCGGCTATGTAATCATCGTTCCCGGTGCCGAAGTCGGTGAACGCGTCAAAGTCGAAGTAAGCGAAGTCAAATCGAACTTCGCCGTCGGCGAGATAATCGAAGAAACCTTTTAACTCGGTGGGGTCGAGCCCCTCCCAAACGCCGATCTCTGCGTGAAACCATCGGTTTCACGCCTGTTCGGGTTTGGGAAGCCACTATGGGTGCTCGAGCGGCGTTCCATCCGGCCGTTTTGGCCCTTCTGAGTCGTGGACAACGACCCCCTCCGCGTCGACTGGCTGATATCGCTCCAGAACCGCTATTGCCTCTTCGAGTTCCCGTATCGCTCGGCGTTTTAACCCCGCTGCCAGCGTCTCTGCTTCTTTGCGGTCGATGTCCCGGCCCAACCCTTCACACTCGTGGGCGCGGACGATGCCGGCTTCGTCGACGGCTTCGCCCATCGGTTGACTCGTTCCCTCGAGGGCGACGCTGAACGGATAGGTCCGACAGATCAGCGGGCGGTTTTCGTGGACGGTGCATCCACCGCCGTCGGCGGTCGGGTCGTAAAACGTACAGTCACCACACCCGTCGGTTTGGAGCGCCCACTCGAACGTTTCGCCCTCGGGGCCGTCCGTCCCGTCGCGGAGACCATACGGCATCGGTCTGGCGACGTCTCGCCAGTCGTACTCGGTGTCGGTATCAGCCCCCTGTGACTCTCCCAACGTCCGAACTTCGTCCGGAAACACCGTCGCCGTATGTTCGTCCGCTTCCGTCCCCCGGCAGCACGCGCCACAGTGGGTACACTCGAAACCGATCGATTCGATGGCGTCGGCGAGCGCATCCACCTCGAGGTCCCTGGCGGCCTCGAGTTCGTCAACGAGGCTGTTCACGTCTATTCACTGGGACGCGACTCGTATAGACGTCCCGTTTTGGAGCGAAATGCAACGGGTACGCACACTGCTGTCCTGGTGGTGCTCTTCATACGGTTTCCTGTACCGTTTTATGAGTGATTGCCCATACCGAGTCGGCAATCACCGGGAAGAGATGACAGTAAACCGTATCACACCGTCGCCCGGGTACCGTCCCACGTTAGCGCCCCTTCGACGGCCAGTTTCTCGAGGTGGGCGACGACCGTCGCTCGAGCGAGGTCGAACACGTGCGAAACGTCCTTTTCGTATGCCACATCGACGATTGCCTCCGGGCTGGAAGCACCACCGGCGACCGCAACGAGTACCCGCCGTTCACGCTCGAGTCGGTGGGCGAGCAGTCGCTCGAGGACCTCTTGGGGCGCCTCTATTGTGGGCCCATGACCGGGATACAGGCGCTGGGCGTCGTGAGTACGGAGTCGTCGAAGCGTACTCAGGTAGGCGCGCATATCTCCTTCGGGGGCGGTCACGGCAACGCTTCCGTCGGCGATTGCACAATCTCCGACGAGAATAGCCGCCGGTGGCTCGTCCGAACTGTCCACCGATTCCCGGAGCCCAAACGCGACGTGTCCGGTCGTGTGTCCCGGCGCATCGATACACTCGAGCGTCCCGTTCTCGAGCGGTATCGTCTCTCCTGGAACGAATGTCTGGTCGGGTTCGACACCGGTCGCCTCGGTGAACGATCGCTCCCGGCCAGCGCGAGCCCAGACCGTCGCGTCAAACCGCTCGGCGTACGTCGCCACACCACCCACGTGATCAGGATGACAGTGTGTCACGCAGATGTGCTCCACCGTTCGGTTGCTCAGTGCGTCTTCGAGGTCCTGGTCGGGGGTGGCGGGGTCGACGAGCACGACAGGATCGATCCCGATGATGTACGCGTTGGTTCGGCCGGTCGGGACAGCGGCGGGAACGGACAACGGCACTCGGGTAACCTCGGACAGCTTCACTGTTCGTCAGTCGCCCCAGCGAAGTGAAGAGTGTGGTGGTACGAATCGTGTATCCAACGCGGTTTCTGATCGCTCTCGGGCGTGATGAAAAGGGGTGTTGACGGTGGACACCGGAGTGTATGACAGTAACCCGGACGCCAGTCGGCGTCGTCCGGGCGTGGTTGGACGTCGAGACACGGTCGCAGCCGTCTTCTCGACTGGCGGTGCGGCTGGGTTAGTGTTTGAGGTAGTAGACCTGCTTTCGCGCGTCACGGAAACTGTAGCGCGAGTCGATGAGGCCAACGTCCTCGAGGCGGTTGAGCGCGTATCGGACGGTGCGATCCGGGAGGAGCGATTCCTCGGCGAGTTGTCCCTGCGAGAGCGGGGAGTCCGATTCGAGAACCTTGGCGACGAGTTTGGCACTCGGTGGCAGATCGCGAAGGCGGTCACGGTATTCAGCCTCGGAGAGGATCTCCTCGGCGGCTACGGCATGGTCGTCAGCTGTACTCATGCTCATGCAACACACGATTGGGTAGGTGGTCGTAAACCTTCCCTATATGGGGATACGAACAATTGAGATTATAATAGGTGTATAAGGCACATACATATCCGAGTCCGCAGACACTTTTGTCGCCGCCCTCGAGGGTGGGGTATGGAACCAATTCCCGACTCGTTTCTGGACCTCTTCGACCGTAAAACGGTTGCTCACTTCGCGACGATGATGCCCGATGGGACACCGCAAGTGACACCCGTCTGGATCGACGTCGACGAGGAGGGGTACGTGCTGGTGAACACGGCCCGAAATCGGCAGAAAGAGCAGAACGTCCAGCAAAACCCGAAGGTTGGCGTATCGATTCCGGACCCCGAGGATCCGTACCGATATCTCTCCATCCGTGGTGAAGTCGAGGCGGTCACGACCGAGGGTGCAGTCGACCACATCGACTCGCTCACACAGCGGTACTTCGAACGCGAGGAATACCCACATCATGGCGAGGAGGTGGGCGAGCGCGTGATTATCCGTATACGACCGGACCGTGTCGTCGCGAGCGGAGACTGATAGGAGCGCAAATTCTGGCACGCTCGAGTGCGTTCATCCGGCTGCTGTGCCGAGTAACAGCAGTCCCTGTCAGTCGATGCTAGCGTTCAACACCGGACGGTCAGCCTCGAGTAACACGGACTGAGTGACGCTGCCGAAGAGGGCTTTGCCCGTTGGTGTTCGCTGGCGGCCGGAAACGCAAATCGCGTCGGCAGCCACCGACTCGGCGGCCTGGAGGATTTCGGTGGCCGGTTCGCCGCTGGCCTCTCGGAGTTCATACTCGACATCGGCATCCTCGAGGACGCCGATGGCTCGGCGAACCGATGAGAGGCGATTGACGGACGCGCCTTCGGGATTATCGTCGAACACGTGAAGCAATACGGCCTTAACGTTGCTTGCAGCTTCGGGGAGTGATGCGACGGCGGTTGCCTGAGCGATAGCCCGATCGTTGGACGTGTCGATAGCGAGTAAGACAGTGTACATACTGATACATTCGGCTCGGCGGTAAAAATAACTCCGGCGCGTGGAGTGATCACCCGATCGTGTTCGCCCTCTGTTATAAATGCCGTCTATACGCGGCTAAACGTTTATTCACTGCAATAAAGATCATGAACTATGCCTACAGATAACACATCGCGTGGTAGTCGCCGTCGGTTCTTGCAGGCCGCTGGGGCGACGGGTGCCGTGACGTTTGCCGGGTGCGTCGGGGAACTGGACGATGACGATGATACCGTAGCCGACGACGGTAACGGTGAAGAGCCGGCGTTTGATACGGTACAACTCGCCGTCATCGAACCGTATACCGGGCCCTTCAGCGATCTCGGGGAAGAGCGAACACAAGGGACCGAACTGGCGATCGAACAGGTCAACGATAGCGACGAGTTCGATTTCGAAATCGAATACGAAACGTACGATTCACAGTCCGACCCGGAAGACGCACTGACGGAAGCGAGGGACGCCGTCGAAGCAGACGGGGCCCAGTTCATCACCGGCTGTATCTCCAGTGACGTTGCCCTGGCGATGAACGACTTCGCTCTCGAGAACGAGGTCGTCTACACCCCGGGCGCTGCAGACATCGCGATCACCGGTGAGCGCTGTAACGAGTACGTGTTCCGATTCGAGACGAGCACTGCTCAGATCGCCGAGGTCATGGCCCAGTGGACGTACGAAGAGCTCGGTGATCGGATCTTCTATCACATTGCCGATTACGCCTACGGCCAATCAGTGATGAACGAGTTCGAATCCCGAATGCAGGCTCTCAGTGATTCCTACGAGAAGGTAGGAGAAACCCGGGCGGAGTTCGG comes from the Natronosalvus amylolyticus genome and includes:
- a CDS encoding TlpA family protein disulfide reductase, with translation MATPSRRALLSVLAGGTIAGAGCLEGDTDGDEPSEGATDQNGHHEGEADTEGDGSEGAGTQSTDAGNGNDDENQPDGDDQSNDADTQTGSVWETTELEDVLTGDWFAVADFDRPVFLETFAVWCSTCRQQQHESATLHERVGDEVITVGLNVDPNEDADAVREHANEHGFDWYFSVAPPEVTRSLVDEFGESMANPPSAPVVLRCSDGTVQRLEDGVKSADTLEAALEDGCYL
- a CDS encoding DUF420 domain-containing protein, yielding MAPATATARQRVRNNTLETAIVLTVVGYSLVIGTFVLDLPIYPELSNEQVNLFSSVIAVINATTTMFLAAGWYYIRAGDVEKHRYSMVTAFALILLFLVVYLVRVGGGGTKQFVGPDLVTSAYLAMLAIHILLSILAVPLVLYALLLGLTHTPAELRETAHARVGRFAAGAWLLSLILGVVTYLMLDHIYAYEFAWLVVG
- a CDS encoding DUF7388 family protein encodes the protein MLKNTATRATALEAAGLDAVAIKPAECTVSDAVDLPVETVAIDYEGRAHLPDFDTLEALAESGAVRLTTPVRADGFDPLGDDSLVPTIPDGVDRVLVAGHAAYLTEAEQTRSVAPRLGAALERAPDAWVGTESVERIAMATGATQYDLLSRTTEREVRAVRAAGFDGDIVVYAPTVLTADEDAVLDAVGAYVSRRRPVARALPDGAPTDASATGRAREVLLAAAEDYALVGTADAVGTQTAALREAGVTTVAGYPARGLESFLE
- a CDS encoding TrkA C-terminal domain-containing protein, encoding MPFDVKETVLPGVGKRYELYLDANRSIAIVVRSSGERQVYFRENPNDDYEEQYALTDSQARTLGLFLVGAYYQPIAGQLSEETSSGEHIQWYSVTEESGLAGAREDEVVIESKTETTLLGLERDGEVRSVIENDVVFEVGDRLIVIGTADAHQELERLLDRIS
- a CDS encoding creatininase family protein — encoded protein: MTLLAEQTTTEAATTLEGADVAVLPVGSTEQHGPALPLGMDHMAAEAFAKTARERDDAVVLPTIPVGVSVHHRQFDGTLYVSEEAFESFVRETLESLAEHGCRKAVVVNGHGGNSNALRSAARTLRDAETMFAPPWNWWDSVGDLADELFEEAGGHADAMESSVLWHVREDLIRPAELEAAEAGASDGWGESVHGANLGFDTIDFSESGAVGKPTQASPEAGAQLFGAARDELHALLDWLVERPLESCWSRGHV
- a CDS encoding NAD(P)/FAD-dependent oxidoreductase → MSDGPVEAPGLDGSDIAVGADAFVDRGAGLEVAVVGAGAVGATAAYDLAREGASVTLYEKGGIASGSSGRAAGVCYNAFADELDAEIAADAIERFRTLSGDETFPFTECPYVWLVREGDDQRVDLIRGGIREMQENGVVALEVGPDELAERFPDLRTDDVAVGGIAGAAGYTDPARYTACLAAAASGAGATIETETPVGVRTDPPRVVPTADSNSVDDEREYDAVLVAAGGHTKAILEAASVPIAMKPYRVQALTATETITEPMCYDATGGFYVRPHEMGLLAGNGTETVEIDPDSYDRSANPDFAASLIDRVTHRFPDLEVDENAVARAWAGVCTATPDQDPLVGEVAQGVYVATGFQGHGFMRAPAIGAQVADQLLGGDGIDRFDPTRFDGDESFDIVEGMDLDGLE
- a CDS encoding Hsp20/alpha crystallin family protein is translated as MNFKSWRETVGGALYRQVGRASSHVQEHRSLPVDILENESSYLVVFDAPGTEPEDLQVRYLDGDVKIRIDRFRSYHDGFEMRFPGRGMALDGDAALPDDAVVDPDAGTAKLTDSGTLQISIPKEGSSEGGEEDSPVPSNEEPHEFQDETPTAESGISDETDSETTVNSDD
- a CDS encoding DUF7559 family protein; translated protein: MPPTQEIECTNDECFLDMFENHYTYDVPDDYGVSELQCPVCGGTDCLVAINV